In Leptospira bourretii, a genomic segment contains:
- the fliD gene encoding flagellar filament capping protein FliD produces MPAYTMPGLMTGQNTNDIVKKLVELERRPIKRWETENEYAKAQMQIWGEVKNLSTNLQTKTRALVSFTAPFATKSVSSSEDGVITGEASRAAKSGNRALEITEMASKHQLSGVAIDTDIRLPEGSFTIYSGKSKETVTFPGGGLSELTNSIKNMAGGLADTSIIKIDKDSSILTVTSVKTGKKNELQFSDPNGILKLAGLVGENKVSSEDTKQLLSLDVLKSKVWDQTKFKKSETETEKLIQSEEGITIKPDTAFSIPIAVTEIKERAFVEVEIVGEAPAVMEMGIGFEKEGSVRNKFLPITKTESKYIFLAGDFASDKNLTAIILSNAATTPVLIKSVTLVTPPAPGTAEPLKVLQEGKDLKIKIDGVEITRESNEGIADVLEGISFNVHKVTEEPVTLKIHVDHAKGSALIKEWVDAYNELMKFSKEVTSVEKNGKISDKKESDDSKSADISRDFWDNKSKSGILAGENAILRLIASLKTTANSYYPATKDNGFRVLTDIGISTGAVGSNWEKIQDGLLQIDQERLISVLSENPDGVRDLFASDPNNDAKMEEGVGIRLLEILKPYNQYASGIVTSKVKLLEESVAGNNKKIKEHESHLISFEAKLKQRFLYMEQGVGKNKSVGNYLQNNMFRGNGGE; encoded by the coding sequence ATGCCAGCATACACCATGCCGGGTCTAATGACTGGGCAAAATACAAACGATATCGTTAAAAAACTGGTCGAACTCGAAAGACGACCCATCAAACGATGGGAAACAGAGAACGAATACGCCAAAGCACAGATGCAAATCTGGGGCGAGGTGAAAAATCTTTCCACCAACCTCCAAACCAAAACCAGGGCTCTTGTTTCCTTTACAGCTCCCTTTGCAACCAAATCAGTTTCTTCTTCGGAAGATGGTGTGATCACCGGTGAGGCTTCTCGTGCCGCAAAGTCCGGAAACCGAGCCTTGGAAATCACTGAAATGGCAAGCAAACACCAGTTATCTGGTGTTGCCATTGATACCGACATTCGTTTGCCAGAGGGTAGTTTTACAATCTACTCCGGAAAATCCAAAGAAACAGTAACCTTTCCTGGCGGGGGACTGAGTGAACTCACAAATTCCATTAAAAATATGGCAGGTGGCCTTGCGGACACATCCATCATTAAAATTGATAAGGATTCTTCCATCCTCACTGTCACTTCTGTAAAAACCGGCAAAAAAAATGAACTCCAATTTTCCGATCCCAATGGAATTTTAAAACTAGCAGGTCTTGTTGGTGAAAACAAGGTTAGTTCAGAAGACACAAAACAACTGTTATCTTTGGATGTTCTCAAATCCAAAGTTTGGGACCAAACCAAGTTTAAAAAATCGGAAACAGAAACTGAAAAACTGATCCAATCCGAAGAAGGCATTACGATCAAACCTGATACTGCTTTTTCGATTCCTATCGCAGTGACAGAAATCAAAGAAAGGGCTTTTGTTGAAGTAGAAATCGTTGGCGAAGCTCCTGCTGTGATGGAGATGGGGATTGGATTTGAAAAGGAAGGAAGTGTTCGTAATAAATTCCTTCCCATCACAAAAACAGAATCCAAATATATTTTTTTAGCTGGTGATTTTGCCAGTGATAAAAATCTAACAGCTATCATTCTTTCTAATGCGGCAACCACTCCAGTTCTGATTAAATCAGTAACTCTTGTGACTCCTCCGGCTCCGGGAACGGCAGAACCATTAAAAGTATTACAAGAAGGAAAAGACCTTAAAATCAAAATTGATGGTGTAGAAATCACTCGTGAATCCAACGAAGGAATTGCGGATGTATTGGAAGGAATTTCGTTTAATGTTCATAAGGTGACAGAAGAACCGGTGACTTTAAAAATTCATGTGGACCATGCCAAAGGATCGGCCCTTATCAAAGAATGGGTGGATGCTTATAATGAACTTATGAAGTTTTCTAAGGAAGTCACTTCTGTTGAAAAAAATGGAAAGATCTCTGATAAAAAAGAAAGTGATGATTCCAAATCGGCAGATATCTCTCGTGATTTTTGGGACAACAAATCAAAATCCGGAATTCTTGCCGGTGAAAATGCAATCCTTCGATTGATTGCATCCTTAAAAACAACAGCAAACTCGTACTATCCGGCAACCAAAGACAATGGATTCCGAGTACTAACCGATATTGGAATTTCCACAGGAGCCGTTGGATCCAACTGGGAAAAAATCCAAGATGGACTTTTGCAAATTGATCAGGAAAGACTGATTTCTGTCCTTTCGGAAAATCCAGATGGGGTAAGGGACTTATTTGCTTCTGACCCGAATAACGATGCAAAGATGGAAGAAGGAGTGGGAATTCGACTGCTCGAAATTCTAAAACCTTATAACCAATATGCTTCTGGCATTGTCACAAGCAAAGTGAAACTTTTAGAAGAAAGTGTAGCAGGGAATAATAAAAAAATCAAAGAACATGAGTCTCATCTCATTAGTTTTGAAGCCAAACTGAAACAACGGTTTCTCTACATGGAACAAGGTGTGGGGAAAAACAAATCGGTTGGGAACTATTTACAGAATAATATGTTTAGAGGGAACGGTGGGGAATGA
- the ppk1 gene encoding polyphosphate kinase 1, translating into MSSISTKGLGIYRIFSFPNPRIMTASPTEKIELGNQNIFFDRELSWVDFNHRVLEESFDQENPLLERLKFLCITESNLDEFFMVRVAGLLNLKSAGIEERSLNGKRTSETLAELYSKVGQFVKKQYEALDEILVELKTNKIVVVQDPSELAGDDIQFVKNYYKREVSSILTPLAIDPSHPFPHILNRTLNLGITLYSDDDKNKAKELFAIVQVPSVLPRFLQLPQNKETDVRRYFPLEEIIKLHLGDLFFGMNVKQIHTFKIVRDADISINEEQNIGDLLATMKNELKNRMWGDAVRLDVHSGAGHIKELLRGLLELEEYQVMEIPTLLSLNDMMFFQSLEKTSHLKYSYPVPKSGFAAKKSESIFSEIRKNDHLLHHPYESFKSIEDMLKIASQDPKVLAIKMTLYRTSGDSPIIQFLGEAAENGKQVTVLVELKARFDEERNIRWAKKLEDSGVHVVYGVVGLKIHCKMLLIVRREDDKLNRYVHLGTGNYNSTTARFYTDLSLFTANPEITEDVAILFNTITSSGKMPRLSKIYAAPTFLKEEFLHLIQRETDNAKNGKQARVIFKMNSLVDPDIILKLYEASQAGVKIDLIIRGICCLRPGIPGVSDRINVRSIVGRYLEHSRIYSFENGGKPDVYLASADCMPRNFLRRIEVMFPILQDKHKKRIAKILELLLRDNTQARVLESDGTYTRLTPGDDDPAVNSQIDMVDI; encoded by the coding sequence GTGTCGTCGATTTCTACAAAAGGATTAGGAATTTACAGAATTTTTTCCTTCCCAAATCCTAGAATTATGACTGCTAGCCCTACAGAAAAAATAGAACTGGGGAACCAAAATATCTTCTTCGACCGCGAACTTTCCTGGGTCGACTTCAACCACCGAGTCCTGGAAGAATCCTTTGATCAGGAAAACCCACTTCTCGAACGCCTTAAATTTCTTTGTATCACTGAATCCAATTTGGACGAGTTTTTTATGGTCCGGGTGGCGGGCCTTCTCAACTTAAAAAGTGCAGGCATCGAAGAACGTAGCCTCAACGGAAAACGAACTTCTGAAACTCTGGCCGAACTTTATTCCAAAGTAGGGCAATTTGTCAAAAAACAATACGAAGCCTTAGATGAGATCCTTGTCGAACTCAAAACTAACAAAATTGTTGTGGTCCAAGATCCGAGCGAACTTGCCGGAGATGACATCCAATTTGTAAAAAATTATTACAAACGAGAAGTGTCCTCCATTCTCACTCCACTTGCCATCGATCCCTCGCACCCCTTCCCCCATATCCTCAATAGAACTTTGAATTTAGGGATTACTTTATATTCTGATGATGATAAAAACAAAGCAAAGGAACTTTTTGCCATCGTTCAGGTGCCAAGTGTGTTACCTCGATTTTTACAATTACCACAAAACAAAGAAACTGATGTGAGAAGGTATTTCCCACTAGAAGAGATCATTAAACTTCACTTAGGTGACCTCTTCTTCGGGATGAATGTAAAACAAATTCATACATTTAAAATTGTCCGTGATGCAGATATCTCCATCAATGAAGAACAAAACATTGGTGACCTTCTTGCCACAATGAAAAACGAATTAAAGAACCGAATGTGGGGAGATGCCGTTCGTTTGGATGTTCATTCTGGTGCAGGACATATCAAAGAATTGTTGCGTGGCCTTTTGGAATTGGAAGAATACCAAGTAATGGAGATCCCCACCTTACTTAGTTTAAATGATATGATGTTTTTTCAAAGTTTAGAAAAAACTAGTCATTTAAAATATTCTTACCCCGTTCCCAAATCGGGATTTGCAGCAAAAAAAAGTGAATCCATCTTTTCTGAAATTCGTAAAAACGATCACCTGCTCCATCACCCTTACGAAAGTTTTAAATCGATCGAAGATATGTTGAAAATTGCAAGCCAAGACCCCAAAGTTCTAGCCATCAAAATGACCTTGTATAGAACTTCCGGAGATTCTCCCATCATTCAATTTTTAGGAGAAGCAGCTGAAAACGGAAAACAGGTAACTGTTCTTGTAGAACTCAAAGCTAGGTTTGATGAAGAAAGAAACATTCGTTGGGCCAAAAAACTTGAGGATAGTGGTGTTCACGTTGTTTACGGAGTGGTAGGTCTCAAAATCCATTGTAAGATGTTACTCATCGTACGCAGAGAAGATGACAAACTCAATCGTTATGTGCATTTAGGTACAGGAAATTATAACTCAACCACAGCAAGATTTTATACAGATTTAAGTTTGTTCACAGCAAATCCTGAAATTACAGAAGACGTCGCAATTCTTTTTAACACCATTACCAGTTCAGGAAAGATGCCTAGGCTTTCTAAAATTTATGCAGCCCCAACTTTTTTAAAAGAAGAGTTTCTCCATCTCATCCAAAGAGAAACAGACAATGCAAAAAACGGAAAACAAGCGCGTGTGATTTTTAAAATGAACTCACTTGTGGACCCGGATATCATTTTAAAACTTTATGAAGCCTCACAAGCCGGAGTCAAAATTGACTTAATCATTCGTGGAATTTGTTGTTTAAGGCCCGGAATTCCAGGGGTTTCGGATCGAATCAATGTTCGTTCCATTGTGGGAAGATACCTAGAACACTCTCGGATTTATAGTTTTGAGAACGGTGGGAAACCAGATGTTTATTTAGCTTCTGCTGATTGTATGCCAAGAAACTTCCTTCGCCGAATTGAAGTTATGTTTCCAATCCTACAAGATAAACATAAAAAAAGAATCGCAAAAATTCTCGAACTATTACTTCGAGATAACACACAGGCAAGGGTTCTAGAATCAGATGGCACTTATACAAGATTAACACCGGGGGATGATGATCCGGCGGTTAACTCTCAAATCGACATGGTTGATATCTAA
- a CDS encoding HAD family hydrolase, giving the protein MALFLDLDNTLLPSKPAYEFAIGECVKDWKERGLGGDFLSLYEAARKKVKNQLEGHSSNRLRLLCFKLMMDFVKTQSNLDLEPNVTNLTAQTGFQTKDIVDVLWMEERYHFHFLSYLKTEAKKEIYQTKLFPKLVALSDRFPIFLTTNETLRTQLLKVSSFLPDSFRFTLITSEEVGFEKPSTKFFSYVLEASKENPADCILLGDNWEDDVLGANRHGIASIHIPTIWGEGAGVAEYPFESSAPIWTAPNTILALEFAELWLLKRQK; this is encoded by the coding sequence ATGGCTTTGTTTTTGGACTTGGACAATACACTTCTTCCTTCGAAACCAGCATATGAATTTGCCATTGGAGAATGTGTTAAGGATTGGAAGGAGCGCGGGTTAGGTGGAGATTTTCTCTCTTTATACGAAGCGGCTAGAAAAAAAGTAAAAAACCAACTAGAAGGCCATAGTTCCAACCGTTTGCGGTTACTTTGTTTTAAGTTGATGATGGATTTTGTTAAAACTCAATCCAACTTAGATTTAGAACCAAATGTCACAAATCTAACGGCCCAAACTGGATTCCAAACCAAAGACATAGTTGATGTTTTGTGGATGGAAGAAAGATACCATTTTCATTTTTTGTCTTATTTGAAAACGGAAGCAAAAAAAGAAATCTACCAAACCAAACTTTTTCCGAAGCTCGTGGCCTTATCCGACCGGTTCCCAATTTTTTTAACCACCAACGAAACTTTAAGAACTCAATTATTAAAGGTATCTTCTTTTTTACCGGATTCTTTTCGTTTTACTTTGATTACTTCGGAAGAAGTGGGATTTGAAAAACCATCTACAAAATTTTTCTCTTATGTATTGGAAGCGTCCAAAGAAAATCCAGCGGATTGTATTTTGCTTGGTGATAATTGGGAAGATGATGTTCTGGGAGCCAACCGACATGGCATTGCAAGCATTCACATTCCTACAATATGGGGAGAGGGGGCGGGTGTGGCGGAGTATCCTTTTGAATCTTCGGCACCGATTTGGACAGCACCGAACACAATTCTAGCTTTAGAGTTTGCTGAATTATGGCTTCTTAAGCGTCAGAAATAA
- a CDS encoding FAD-binding oxidoreductase has product MDFTKTTNDLSQLIGEKKVIQKNDGTMDEALFNSYGTDRTKVYPPNYQVLVFPESTEDVAAVVSYAYKNEIAVVPSGGRTGYAGGAVAKNGEIVISLAKMDKVVDFDPFLGTLHVQAGMITKNLHKEAEERGFYFPVDFAATGSSHIGGNIATNAGGVRVVHYGLIRDWILGLTVVNGKGETYRFNGEILKNNTGYDLKHLFIGSEGTLGIITEAVVKLTKPPKDIRVIFLAVPEYKNILEIFRETHNFDLPLLAFEFLTDYCLDKVKEHLGVPDPFQTPSKYYVLMEFEVDGDTDEEKLYSILESITEKELITDGSIAQNSRQNETFWKYREGISESLSLAYTVHKNDISLPLRNMEAFLDEMTALLTKKYQGFHIALFGHIGDGNLHLNIVKPKDLTDADFFAQCKQVDPEMFTLIQKFKGSISAEHGIGLLKKDYLNFSRSESEIDTMKAIKLAFDPKGILNPGKVL; this is encoded by the coding sequence ATGGATTTTACAAAAACAACAAATGATTTAAGCCAACTCATTGGCGAAAAAAAGGTCATTCAAAAAAATGACGGAACAATGGACGAAGCTTTGTTCAATTCTTATGGAACCGACAGAACAAAAGTATATCCACCAAATTACCAAGTTCTAGTTTTTCCAGAAAGTACAGAAGATGTAGCCGCAGTTGTATCCTATGCTTACAAAAATGAAATTGCAGTTGTTCCTTCTGGGGGACGAACTGGATACGCCGGTGGCGCTGTTGCCAAAAATGGTGAAATTGTTATCTCTTTAGCAAAAATGGACAAAGTGGTTGACTTCGACCCATTCCTTGGCACCTTACATGTGCAAGCTGGCATGATTACAAAAAACCTACACAAAGAAGCCGAAGAACGTGGATTTTATTTTCCAGTCGATTTTGCTGCCACTGGATCCAGTCACATCGGTGGAAACATTGCAACCAATGCAGGCGGAGTTCGTGTGGTTCACTATGGATTGATTCGGGATTGGATTCTTGGCCTAACGGTTGTAAACGGGAAAGGAGAAACCTACAGATTCAATGGTGAAATTTTAAAGAACAATACCGGATACGATCTCAAACATTTGTTTATTGGATCCGAAGGAACACTTGGAATCATAACTGAGGCGGTAGTCAAACTCACAAAACCACCAAAAGACATTCGTGTCATTTTCCTTGCTGTTCCCGAATACAAAAATATTTTAGAAATTTTTCGTGAAACACATAACTTTGATTTACCACTTCTTGCTTTTGAGTTTTTAACTGATTATTGTTTAGACAAAGTCAAAGAACATTTAGGTGTTCCCGATCCATTCCAAACACCTAGCAAATATTATGTGCTAATGGAATTCGAAGTGGATGGTGATACGGACGAAGAAAAACTTTATTCCATTTTAGAATCCATTACCGAAAAAGAACTCATCACCGATGGTTCGATTGCGCAAAACTCTCGCCAAAATGAAACATTCTGGAAATACCGAGAAGGGATTTCTGAATCTCTCTCCCTTGCTTACACTGTTCATAAAAATGATATCTCTCTACCGCTTCGCAATATGGAAGCCTTCTTAGATGAGATGACTGCACTCTTAACGAAAAAGTACCAAGGTTTTCACATTGCTCTTTTTGGACATATTGGAGATGGAAACCTTCACCTCAACATTGTGAAACCAAAGGATCTAACGGACGCGGATTTTTTTGCCCAGTGCAAACAAGTGGACCCTGAAATGTTCACCCTCATTCAAAAATTCAAAGGGTCCATTTCAGCAGAGCACGGGATTGGACTTTTGAAAAAAGACTATCTAAACTTTTCTAGATCAGAATCAGAAATCGACACCATGAAAGCGATCAAATTGGCTTTTGACCCCAAAGGGATCCTGAACCCCGGCAAAGTGCTTTAA
- a CDS encoding adenylate/guanylate cyclase domain-containing protein: MKPGRTLQFIAFLLIYFIVPFCACLFTLLFANYTASAFLPDQFLALFEATQIKSDLTLAIFTWAPFPIITLILFFYSLPIAKFLFSTKGCNFISEERARHRIVHSPLTISILGFIGWEISNFLSVCRIDALFPEAPHQSIVTVSILFGFWGLFAFAFSYATTTYLNKLLIIPCVFPEGGLGKYAHGKQFSIVTKQFIFWAASTLFPIVLLIFGILLRTGQNIFNLHELVHNDVLFEVIAIMLVFSFAFAMSFASSLQHPLNQIEKATELIKEQKFDTRVKIFSSDELGLLGDAVNEMAEGLAERERIKDTFGRIVDPRVRDYLLSNEHSLGGKVVEASILFSDLRDFTTLSEKRKPEEVLYILNRYFQEMSNAIEIHGGFINKFIGDAILAVFGTPMPMADHAERAFATALQMQKNLDTLNVQFLKEGLTELKMGIGIHTGSLLVGNIGSANRMEFTVIGDTVNTASRVEGLCKGLKKNLLLTENTSILLPENIRSKLQSEGEYELKGRETKERIYSYSDAE, from the coding sequence ATGAAACCAGGTCGCACTCTACAATTCATTGCCTTTTTACTAATCTATTTTATTGTTCCTTTTTGTGCCTGTTTGTTTACACTTTTATTTGCCAACTACACTGCCTCTGCATTTTTACCAGACCAGTTTTTAGCGTTATTCGAAGCCACCCAAATCAAAAGTGATCTAACACTCGCTATATTCACTTGGGCACCTTTTCCCATCATAACCCTCATTTTATTCTTTTATAGTTTACCAATTGCAAAATTTCTTTTTTCTACCAAAGGTTGTAACTTTATCTCAGAAGAAAGGGCACGCCACCGAATTGTTCACTCACCATTAACTATTAGTATCTTGGGATTTATTGGTTGGGAGATTTCTAATTTTTTAAGTGTATGTCGTATCGATGCACTTTTTCCGGAAGCACCTCACCAAAGTATTGTTACAGTTTCTATTTTATTTGGATTTTGGGGTTTATTTGCCTTTGCCTTCTCCTATGCCACAACCACTTACCTAAATAAACTCCTGATCATTCCTTGTGTATTTCCAGAAGGTGGACTTGGGAAATATGCACACGGAAAACAATTCTCGATTGTCACAAAACAATTTATTTTTTGGGCGGCCTCTACACTTTTTCCAATCGTTCTTCTGATCTTTGGGATTTTACTCAGAACAGGCCAAAACATTTTTAATTTACATGAACTAGTTCATAACGATGTCCTTTTTGAAGTCATCGCCATTATGCTTGTTTTTTCTTTTGCCTTTGCAATGTCTTTTGCATCTAGTTTGCAACATCCACTCAACCAAATCGAAAAAGCAACAGAACTCATCAAAGAACAAAAGTTTGATACCAGGGTAAAAATTTTTAGCTCCGATGAACTTGGTCTACTGGGTGATGCGGTAAACGAAATGGCAGAAGGACTTGCAGAAAGAGAAAGGATCAAAGATACATTTGGACGAATTGTAGATCCTAGAGTCAGAGATTATTTACTTTCCAATGAACATAGTTTAGGTGGAAAAGTGGTAGAAGCCTCAATATTGTTTTCAGACCTCAGAGATTTTACAACACTTTCGGAAAAAAGAAAACCGGAGGAAGTTTTGTACATCCTCAATCGATATTTTCAAGAAATGAGTAATGCCATTGAGATCCATGGTGGTTTTATCAATAAATTCATTGGAGACGCTATCCTTGCTGTCTTTGGAACTCCCATGCCCATGGCAGACCACGCCGAACGTGCGTTTGCAACGGCCCTCCAAATGCAAAAGAATTTAGATACACTCAATGTCCAATTTTTAAAGGAAGGTCTTACCGAACTCAAGATGGGAATTGGAATCCATACAGGGAGCCTTCTTGTGGGAAATATCGGCTCTGCCAATCGGATGGAATTTACAGTGATTGGAGATACTGTCAATACCGCTTCTCGAGTGGAAGGACTATGTAAAGGTTTAAAGAAAAATCTTCTTCTCACAGAAAACACATCGATCCTTCTTCCAGAAAACATTCGGTCCAAATTACAGTCCGAGGGTGAATACGAATTGAAAGGGAGAGAGACAAAAGAAAGGATTTATTCTTATTCAGACGCCGAATAA
- a CDS encoding lysophospholipid acyltransferase family protein, protein MENTVDQVKKNVENIKKFVTPFFNLAVNTTVYGYHNIVPNGKLILTCNHRSDMDPFVIGSVFPRFISWIAAEYTTRIPLFKDLVEKTGTIPMAIDGNISMASIKKVQQVFKNGDVLGIFPEGHDYMVQNDFSAPLANFHSGFAAFSLRNKVDILPTVIIPDEETVTDYPIPPLVRAFMGMPKEVCDIKRRVVYKKINVVFGEVIKYDNYAHLPLDKGMVEVSNETKRRMGELQKVDYLKK, encoded by the coding sequence ATGGAAAATACCGTAGACCAAGTCAAAAAGAATGTTGAGAACATCAAAAAGTTTGTCACTCCGTTCTTCAATTTGGCGGTAAACACAACAGTCTACGGTTACCATAACATCGTACCCAATGGCAAACTCATCCTCACTTGCAATCATAGAAGTGATATGGATCCTTTTGTGATTGGTTCGGTTTTCCCTCGGTTCATTTCTTGGATCGCTGCCGAGTATACCACTCGCATTCCTCTCTTCAAAGACCTGGTGGAAAAAACAGGAACCATTCCTATGGCCATCGATGGGAATATCTCCATGGCCAGTATCAAAAAGGTACAACAGGTCTTTAAAAATGGGGATGTGTTAGGAATCTTTCCTGAAGGCCATGACTATATGGTGCAAAATGATTTTTCTGCACCCCTTGCCAATTTCCATTCGGGATTTGCTGCTTTTAGCCTTCGGAACAAAGTGGACATCCTTCCCACTGTCATTATTCCCGATGAAGAAACAGTCACAGACTATCCCATCCCACCATTGGTACGTGCCTTTATGGGGATGCCCAAAGAAGTTTGTGATATCAAACGCCGTGTGGTTTATAAAAAAATCAATGTTGTGTTTGGGGAAGTGATCAAATACGATAACTATGCTCACCTACCGCTTGACAAGGGTATGGTGGAAGTTTCGAACGAAACCAAACGCAGAATGGGTGAATTACAAAAAGTAGATTATTTAAAAAAATAA
- a CDS encoding DUF4468 domain-containing protein: MMAKRLILLSVFFLFFQNSMCLKLWIVSSKYRTTEDARDHKTYQKTRSFLKAKQWLEYKLDPELSKIELENQDTGELKGIGLIKCYVPYGIGEVDANEHEFEYVVKIRDGHAEMQINKIFSFIRDPNDIVLNYGPKNEKVAKITIRSCFRPLMDDFFEFIK, encoded by the coding sequence ATGATGGCAAAACGACTCATCCTTTTATCTGTATTTTTCCTGTTCTTTCAAAACTCAATGTGTTTGAAACTTTGGATTGTTTCTTCTAAATACCGCACTACAGAAGACGCAAGAGACCACAAAACCTACCAAAAAACTCGAAGTTTTCTAAAAGCAAAACAATGGTTGGAATACAAATTGGATCCCGAACTTTCCAAAATCGAATTGGAAAACCAGGATACGGGCGAACTCAAAGGAATTGGTCTGATTAAATGTTACGTTCCCTATGGAATTGGGGAAGTGGACGCCAATGAACATGAATTTGAATACGTAGTTAAAATTCGAGATGGGCATGCGGAGATGCAGATCAACAAAATCTTTTCTTTCATTCGAGATCCGAATGATATTGTCCTAAATTATGGACCAAAAAATGAGAAGGTTGCTAAAATTACCATCAGGTCTTGTTTTAGGCCCTTGATGGATGATTTTTTTGAATTTATTAAATAA
- a CDS encoding methyltransferase domain-containing protein: MKSCILCQSSDSKTVFNENGTPILECKNCGHVYSSYEQEEHYEGYWDGAEQTYDLKWWDDAHRAVYSDFISTYLKQEKGNLLDVGCGLGFFVKAVLTKKPGWSAVGYEISKQAVKFANEQNGMKTVYAGLVQDSKLPKESFDIITLWDVIEHIPKPHSLLTYLHGLLKPGGILFLQTPNFPIQLAKANLKVKLKGMQEGVHYLEAKDHVNNYKMHTLAELGKQCGFIEPKYKVLMPILSVSGSKSKLAVYFKLGYYYFTKLIFTLSFGTINWNNTLFLTLKKP, encoded by the coding sequence ATGAAATCTTGTATCCTTTGCCAATCTTCCGACTCCAAAACCGTTTTCAATGAAAATGGAACCCCCATTTTAGAATGTAAAAACTGTGGTCATGTCTATTCCTCTTATGAACAAGAAGAACATTACGAAGGTTATTGGGACGGAGCGGAACAAACCTATGATTTAAAGTGGTGGGATGATGCACACCGAGCTGTGTATTCCGATTTTATTTCGACTTACTTAAAACAAGAGAAAGGAAACCTACTCGATGTGGGTTGTGGGCTCGGCTTTTTTGTAAAAGCTGTGCTTACCAAAAAACCAGGTTGGTCTGCCGTAGGTTATGAAATTTCCAAACAAGCCGTGAAATTTGCCAACGAACAAAATGGAATGAAAACGGTTTATGCTGGTCTTGTACAGGATTCCAAACTACCAAAAGAAAGTTTTGATATCATCACTTTATGGGACGTGATCGAACACATTCCCAAACCACATTCTTTACTCACTTACCTACATGGCCTACTAAAACCAGGTGGGATTCTTTTTTTACAAACGCCGAATTTTCCGATCCAACTTGCAAAAGCAAATCTAAAGGTAAAACTAAAAGGGATGCAGGAAGGTGTTCACTACTTAGAAGCCAAAGACCATGTGAACAATTACAAGATGCACACCTTGGCAGAACTAGGAAAACAATGTGGATTCATCGAACCAAAATACAAAGTGCTTATGCCCATCCTTTCTGTATCAGGAAGCAAAAGTAAACTTGCCGTTTATTTCAAGTTAGGTTATTATTATTTCACAAAACTAATCTTTACTCTTAGCTTTGGAACCATCAACTGGAATAACACTTTATTTCTGACGCTTAAGAAGCCATAA
- the dapF gene encoding diaminopimelate epimerase, whose protein sequence is MKINFTKMEGIGNDYVYIDATKNDIRLSPEQIQKLSDRNFGIGGDGVIFIRNSKTGEFQMDMYNSDGSSSEMCGNGVRCVGKFVFDHGLTKNQKPTIETGKGVLTLDLKTGNNGKVEMVTVDMGEPILKPSLVPIVWTGDEPVINQVLEVQGKQYHFTAVSMGNPHCVIYVDDADAFPVREIGPLIENHPLFPRRVNVEFVSVRGKDHLYQRTWERGAGETLACGTGACAVTVASILNGKTGRSVKIDLRGGTLNIEWKENGSVMMTGPAKEVFSGEVEV, encoded by the coding sequence ATGAAAATCAACTTCACCAAAATGGAAGGAATTGGAAATGACTATGTGTATATCGATGCTACGAAAAACGATATTCGTTTGAGTCCAGAACAAATCCAAAAACTATCCGACCGCAATTTCGGAATTGGTGGAGACGGGGTGATTTTTATTCGTAACTCAAAAACCGGTGAGTTCCAAATGGACATGTACAACTCGGATGGAAGTTCTTCCGAGATGTGTGGGAACGGAGTCCGTTGTGTCGGAAAATTTGTTTTTGACCACGGTCTGACTAAAAACCAAAAGCCAACCATTGAAACGGGAAAGGGTGTTCTCACCCTCGATCTAAAAACAGGAAACAATGGCAAAGTAGAAATGGTAACTGTGGATATGGGTGAACCCATCCTCAAACCATCCCTTGTTCCCATTGTATGGACAGGTGACGAACCAGTCATCAACCAAGTCTTGGAAGTCCAAGGAAAACAGTATCATTTTACGGCTGTTAGTATGGGGAACCCCCATTGTGTGATTTATGTAGATGATGCCGACGCCTTCCCGGTGCGGGAGATTGGACCTCTCATTGAAAACCACCCACTTTTCCCAAGAAGGGTGAATGTGGAATTTGTATCGGTTCGGGGAAAGGACCATCTTTACCAAAGGACTTGGGAAAGAGGAGCAGGGGAAACCTTGGCTTGTGGGACTGGGGCCTGTGCTGTGACAGTTGCTTCCATCTTAAATGGGAAAACAGGACGATCCGTAAAAATTGATCTTCGTGGTGGAACTCTCAATATCGAATGGAAAGAAAACGGATCGGTAATGATGACAGGGCCTGCGAAGGAAGTGTTTTCTGGAGAAGTAGAAGTTTAA